One region of Chryseobacterium muglaense genomic DNA includes:
- a CDS encoding HlyD family secretion protein, protein MKNFIKNYWAVFIPIIVLVIALVYLFQNKSPENNKEAVIGMVDAEFVDVSASLPGRVIELLVKEGDEVKEGQVVAQMKTSEIETIQAQVSEAVTVAQNQLDKINRGVEPEVLKAAENLQQIAKQQMDLMNKTYSRFQNLYSEGVISGQERDIIYFKYKAAQKELETANLNVQLLQRGNNQELKNSAQAILNQAKSADQLAQEIKDNASIKAPASGKISTMVSNKGEMVNAGYPMMTIQKDNSFFVKFNLRQNQMTKIEKGSTVKLKIPGCLPEEMKGIVVELAPALGYADWVPEKQNGEFELRTFQIKVKPENINSIKGLRSGMTAQLIFD, encoded by the coding sequence ATGAAAAACTTTATAAAAAATTACTGGGCAGTTTTCATACCAATTATTGTATTGGTTATTGCGCTGGTTTACCTTTTTCAAAATAAATCTCCAGAAAACAACAAAGAAGCTGTAATAGGAATGGTAGATGCTGAATTTGTGGATGTTTCTGCTTCGTTGCCCGGAAGAGTGATTGAATTGTTGGTAAAAGAAGGAGATGAGGTAAAAGAAGGACAGGTTGTAGCTCAAATGAAAACTTCTGAAATTGAAACCATCCAGGCGCAGGTTTCTGAAGCGGTAACAGTCGCTCAAAATCAATTGGATAAAATTAATCGTGGGGTAGAACCTGAAGTTTTAAAAGCGGCAGAAAATCTTCAGCAGATTGCTAAACAGCAGATGGATTTGATGAATAAAACCTACAGCCGTTTTCAGAATCTTTATTCGGAAGGGGTAATTTCGGGGCAGGAAAGAGATATTATTTATTTTAAATATAAAGCAGCGCAAAAAGAACTGGAAACAGCGAATCTGAATGTTCAACTTCTACAACGCGGAAATAATCAGGAGCTTAAAAATTCAGCGCAGGCAATTTTAAATCAGGCGAAAAGTGCAGACCAACTTGCTCAGGAAATAAAAGACAATGCATCAATAAAAGCGCCTGCTTCGGGAAAAATTTCTACAATGGTTTCCAATAAAGGCGAGATGGTAAACGCCGGTTATCCGATGATGACGATTCAGAAGGACAATTCTTTTTTTGTGAAGTTTAATCTCCGTCAAAATCAAATGACCAAAATTGAGAAAGGAAGTACCGTAAAATTGAAAATTCCTGGTTGTTTGCCGGAAGAAATGAAAGGTATTGTTGTAGAATTGGCTCCGGCTTTAGGCTATGCAGATTGGGTTCCTGAAAAACAGAATGGTGAATTTGAACTGAGAACATTTCAGATTAAAGTAAAACCTGAAAATATCAATTCTATAAAAGGACTTCGCTCAGGAATGACTGCTCAGCTTATTTTTGATTAA
- a CDS encoding ABC transporter permease, producing MKEVLEILKREIRNVSKDSSLFLILLLAPILYAFMYGSIYLNKGEEKVKLALIDNDGTAISRTLTQQLNSTPMIEIVPSSNISEAQEMMFQGEVQGYFYIQSGFEKNIFSLKQANVNLVLNASRFLPSSDLLSTATKVCLTVGAGVRKTYFNKQGMGEDEAMKMTNPINMDYRPLYNSSMTYGSFLLPGLLAIILQQTLLIGVAAAFTSEREEKKLLNLYQISKQSISKMVFGKSLLYFIVFMIFGFFFSVVNFSVFDVEVRGNYLDLAVISALFIATIIVFGMLIGSFFKTKLFAFQVLVFSSYPIFLITGYSMPYQALPKFVQVLSDMLPTSPFLKTYISIVQAGGSLSDNLSSVIHLVILWIVFEFLLIFRIKYLVKINS from the coding sequence ATGAAAGAGGTTTTAGAAATACTGAAAAGAGAAATTAGAAACGTTTCAAAAGATTCGAGTCTGTTTCTGATTTTGCTTTTGGCACCGATTCTTTATGCTTTTATGTATGGAAGTATTTATCTGAATAAAGGTGAAGAAAAAGTAAAATTAGCGTTGATTGATAATGATGGAACAGCGATTTCCAGAACATTGACTCAACAATTAAACTCGACTCCAATGATAGAAATTGTGCCGAGTTCAAATATTTCTGAAGCTCAGGAAATGATGTTTCAGGGAGAAGTTCAGGGCTATTTTTATATTCAGTCAGGTTTTGAAAAGAATATTTTTTCGTTGAAACAGGCGAATGTGAATCTGGTTCTAAACGCCTCACGGTTTTTGCCATCCAGTGATTTGCTGAGTACAGCAACAAAAGTCTGTCTTACGGTTGGAGCAGGCGTAAGAAAAACCTATTTTAATAAACAGGGAATGGGTGAGGACGAAGCGATGAAAATGACCAATCCGATTAATATGGATTATCGTCCGTTGTACAACTCCAGTATGACTTACGGTTCGTTTCTTTTACCCGGATTGTTAGCCATTATTTTACAGCAAACTCTTTTGATTGGTGTTGCAGCAGCTTTTACATCAGAAAGAGAAGAGAAGAAATTATTAAATCTTTATCAAATTTCAAAGCAGAGCATTTCTAAAATGGTCTTTGGGAAAAGTCTGCTTTATTTTATTGTATTTATGATTTTTGGGTTCTTTTTTTCGGTAGTGAATTTTTCAGTTTTTGATGTTGAGGTTAGAGGAAACTATTTAGATTTGGCTGTTATTTCCGCATTATTTATTGCAACAATCATCGTTTTCGGAATGCTGATTGGCAGTTTTTTTAAAACTAAACTTTTTGCATTTCAGGTTTTGGTATTTTCATCGTATCCTATTTTTTTAATTACGGGATATTCTATGCCGTATCAAGCATTGCCAAAATTTGTTCAGGTTTTGTCTGATATGCTGCCTACATCCCCGTTTCTTAAAACTTATATTTCGATTGTACAAGCGGGAGGTTCACTTTCTGATAATTTAAGTTCCGTTATCCATTTGGTGATTTTATGGATTGTTTTTGAATTTCTTTTAATTTTTAGAATAAAATATTTAGTTAAAATAAACTCCTAA
- a CDS encoding succinate dehydrogenase/fumarate reductase iron-sulfur subunit produces the protein MDLHLKIWRQKDRQSEGKLVNYDLKELNPHMSFLEMLDTLNEKLIVEGDEPVEFDHDCREGICGQCGMMINGLAHGPLKNTTTCQLHLRSFKDGETVLIEPFRADAFPVKKDLKVDRSAFDRIISSGGFVSINTGQTPDATAIAVTHQTAEEAFDSAACIGCGACVATCKNASAALFTSAKITHMALLPQGKEERSSRVLNMVKQMDAEHFGHCSNTEACEVECPQGISVLNIARMNYEYSRALFFRKK, from the coding sequence ATGGATTTACACTTAAAAATATGGAGACAGAAAGACCGACAGAGTGAAGGAAAACTGGTAAATTATGATTTAAAAGAACTGAATCCTCATATGTCTTTCCTTGAAATGTTGGACACTTTAAATGAAAAGCTAATCGTTGAAGGTGATGAACCCGTAGAATTCGACCATGATTGTCGAGAAGGAATCTGCGGACAATGCGGAATGATGATTAATGGTTTAGCTCACGGACCTTTAAAAAACACCACAACCTGTCAGCTTCATTTACGTTCTTTTAAAGATGGAGAAACGGTTTTAATAGAACCTTTCCGAGCGGATGCTTTTCCGGTAAAAAAAGATTTAAAAGTTGACCGTTCTGCATTCGACAGAATTATATCTTCCGGAGGATTTGTTTCAATTAATACCGGTCAAACTCCCGATGCGACGGCAATTGCTGTTACGCATCAAACCGCCGAAGAAGCTTTTGATTCTGCCGCCTGTATTGGTTGTGGAGCTTGTGTCGCAACCTGTAAAAATGCAAGTGCAGCTTTATTTACTTCTGCAAAAATTACGCATATGGCTTTGCTTCCGCAAGGAAAAGAAGAACGAAGCAGCCGCGTTTTGAATATGGTAAAGCAAATGGATGCTGAACATTTTGGTCACTGCTCCAACACCGAAGCCTGTGAAGTAGAATGTCCGCAAGGAATTTCTGTTTTAAATATTGCCAGAATGAATTATGAATACAGTCGGGCTTTGTTTTTTAGGAAAAAGTAA
- a CDS encoding succinate dehydrogenase cytochrome b subunit, giving the protein MLSTLSRKMLMCLTGLFLSFFLLIHFLGNLQLFLPQEQAHLQFNAYSHFLSGNIVIKMVSYVLYASIILHAVDGLIITLKNKKSGGNYQADQRGRASKWASRNMGILGTLLLIFLVIHFQNFWYIYKFGNPPLDENGNKDLYILVVTVFKEWWYVIIYVLSMIALCYHLIHGIYSAVRTLGLYHPKFVKWFKTIGIAYSIIISVGFALMPIYVFFTAN; this is encoded by the coding sequence ATGCTGTCTACATTATCAAGAAAAATGCTGATGTGTCTTACAGGGCTTTTCCTGAGTTTCTTTCTGTTGATTCACTTCTTGGGAAATCTTCAGCTGTTTTTACCACAAGAACAGGCGCATCTTCAGTTTAATGCTTACTCTCATTTTCTGTCGGGAAATATTGTCATCAAAATGGTTTCTTATGTTTTGTATGCAAGTATAATCCTTCATGCTGTAGATGGATTAATTATTACTTTAAAAAATAAAAAATCGGGCGGAAATTATCAAGCAGACCAAAGAGGCAGAGCAAGCAAATGGGCATCCCGAAATATGGGAATTCTGGGAACATTATTATTAATTTTCCTGGTTATTCACTTTCAGAATTTCTGGTATATCTACAAATTTGGGAACCCTCCTTTGGATGAAAACGGAAATAAAGACCTATACATTTTGGTTGTAACTGTTTTTAAAGAATGGTGGTATGTTATCATTTATGTTTTATCAATGATTGCTTTGTGTTATCATTTAATTCACGGAATTTACAGCGCCGTCAGAACTTTAGGATTGTACCATCCGAAGTTTGTAAAATGGTTTAAAACCATCGGAATTGCTTATTCAATCATCATTAGTGTTGGGTTTGCTTTGATGCCAATTTATGTATTCTTCACCGCCAATTAA
- a CDS encoding fumarate reductase/succinate dehydrogenase flavoprotein subunit — translation MILDSKIPEGSLEQKWDNYKKKAKLVNPANRKKLDVIVVGTGLAGSSIAASLGEMGYNVKSFCFQDSPRRAHSVAAQGGVNAAKNYKNDGDSVYRMFVDTLKGGDFRAREANVYRMAECSLNLIDQAVAQGVPFGREYGGYLNNRSFGGVQVSRTFYARGQTGQQLLLGAYQALMRQVGKNTVQLFSRHEMLDLVMIDGKARGIIVRNLDTGEIERHAAHAVVLATGGYGKIYYLSTLAMGCNGSAIWRAHKKGALMASPSWIQVHPTSLPQSGDYQSKLTLMSESLRNDGRIWVPLKENETRKGNDIPENERDYYLERRYPAFGNLAPRDISSRAAKERIDAGFGIGPLKNAVYLDFSKAIKEQGKEKIQEKYGNLFDMYLKITGYNAYEEPMMISPSAHFSMGGLWVDYELMTTIPGLFALGEANFADHGANRLGANSLLQASVDGYFIAPYTIANYLSNEIHTGKISIDNPEFDKAENHVKQQIESIISINGTKTVDYFHKTLGKLLYDYCGLARNEEGLKFAIEEIKKLKQEFYTDVKVSGQGDTMNSELEKAGRVADYFEIGELMCYDALTRNESCGAHFREEYQTSDGEALRNDAEFQFISAWAWKGENNEPELIKEPLIFEEIQPTVRSYK, via the coding sequence ATGATTTTAGATTCAAAAATACCGGAAGGTTCTTTAGAACAAAAATGGGATAATTATAAAAAGAAAGCCAAGCTAGTTAATCCGGCTAACAGAAAAAAGCTAGACGTTATCGTTGTTGGGACAGGTTTGGCAGGAAGTTCTATCGCTGCATCATTGGGCGAAATGGGTTATAATGTAAAATCATTTTGTTTTCAGGACAGCCCAAGAAGAGCGCATTCTGTGGCAGCTCAAGGTGGTGTAAATGCTGCTAAAAATTACAAAAACGACGGCGACAGTGTTTACAGAATGTTCGTTGATACTTTAAAAGGCGGAGATTTCAGAGCTCGTGAAGCCAATGTTTATAGAATGGCAGAATGTTCTTTAAATCTTATCGATCAGGCTGTTGCGCAAGGTGTTCCGTTTGGAAGAGAATATGGCGGTTATCTAAACAATCGTTCTTTTGGTGGTGTTCAGGTAAGCCGAACTTTTTATGCAAGAGGACAAACCGGACAACAATTACTTCTAGGAGCTTATCAAGCTTTGATGCGACAGGTTGGAAAGAACACTGTTCAGCTATTTTCAAGACATGAAATGCTTGATTTAGTCATGATAGATGGAAAAGCAAGAGGAATTATTGTAAGAAATTTAGACACTGGAGAAATTGAAAGACACGCTGCTCACGCTGTTGTTTTAGCAACGGGTGGGTATGGAAAAATCTATTATTTATCGACTTTGGCGATGGGTTGTAATGGTTCTGCCATTTGGCGAGCTCATAAAAAAGGAGCGTTAATGGCTTCTCCAAGCTGGATTCAGGTGCATCCTACTTCTTTGCCACAGTCCGGAGATTATCAGTCAAAATTAACTTTGATGTCTGAATCTTTGAGAAATGATGGCAGAATCTGGGTTCCTTTAAAAGAAAATGAAACCAGAAAAGGCAACGACATTCCCGAAAATGAAAGAGATTATTATTTAGAAAGGCGTTATCCTGCTTTTGGAAATTTAGCCCCGAGAGATATTTCATCAAGAGCTGCAAAAGAAAGAATTGATGCCGGTTTCGGAATCGGACCTTTGAAAAATGCCGTATATCTTGATTTTTCTAAAGCCATTAAAGAACAGGGAAAAGAAAAAATTCAGGAGAAATATGGAAATTTATTCGATATGTACCTTAAAATCACAGGGTATAATGCTTACGAAGAACCGATGATGATTTCCCCTTCTGCACACTTTTCGATGGGCGGACTTTGGGTAGATTATGAATTAATGACCACCATTCCTGGATTATTTGCCTTGGGTGAGGCTAATTTTGCTGACCACGGAGCTAATCGGTTGGGTGCTAATTCTTTGCTTCAGGCTTCTGTAGATGGCTATTTTATTGCGCCTTACACAATTGCCAATTATTTATCCAATGAAATTCATACTGGAAAAATTTCAATTGATAATCCTGAATTTGATAAAGCTGAAAATCATGTAAAGCAACAGATTGAAAGTATTATCAGCATCAATGGAACAAAAACCGTTGATTATTTTCATAAAACATTAGGAAAACTGCTGTATGATTACTGTGGTTTAGCGAGAAATGAAGAAGGTTTAAAATTTGCCATCGAAGAAATAAAAAAGCTAAAACAGGAATTTTATACAGACGTAAAAGTTTCAGGACAAGGCGATACAATGAATAGCGAGCTTGAAAAAGCGGGTCGTGTTGCCGATTATTTTGAAATTGGTGAATTGATGTGTTACGATGCTTTAACCCGAAATGAATCTTGTGGAGCTCATTTTCGTGAAGAATACCAAACTTCGGATGGAGAAGCTTTGAGAAATGATGCTGAATTTCAATTCATCTCAGCCTGGGCTTGGAAAGGTGAAAATAACGAGCCTGAATTAATTAAAGAACCTTTAATTTTCGAAGAAATACAACCGACTGTAAGAAGTTATAAATAG
- a CDS encoding anion permease, protein MKEINIKAVAITFAVALIIWFIPAPEGVAENAWHLFAIFAATILGIILKAAPMGTMCMMAIGFTALTQVVAPGDAGKSITKALSGFGDKVIWLIGISFFIARGFIKTGLGNRIAFLFIRVFGKSSLGLAYGLGLADVCLAPAIPSNTARGGGIIYPIMKSMAISFDSVPDKPETHRKLGSFLTLNSYYMNLIASSMFLTGTASNPMCQKFAANLGINITWMSWAAAGFVPGLVAFFVVPLVLYKLYPPELKKTGDAPKMAAQKLKEMGPISKNEWLMLFAFFILLALWIFGGSLSIDATTTAFIGLTLLLLTSVLTWEDVKSEKGAWDTIVWFAVLVMMASSLNELGFIDWFSNLIKLKIGHMTWTLAFPVIILVYFFSHYIFASATAHVAAMYAALLSVGVAVGIPPMLLAMMLGFMGSIYGVLTHYGHGPAPVFFGSGYVDLKSWWLRGLEIGVVLLIIYMGIGGLWMKILGYY, encoded by the coding sequence ATGAAAGAAATTAACATTAAAGCGGTCGCTATTACATTTGCGGTTGCGCTCATCATTTGGTTTATTCCTGCTCCGGAAGGCGTTGCTGAAAATGCGTGGCATCTTTTTGCGATTTTTGCAGCTACTATTTTAGGAATTATTCTTAAAGCTGCTCCAATGGGAACCATGTGTATGATGGCGATTGGATTTACTGCTTTGACGCAGGTTGTCGCTCCGGGAGATGCCGGAAAATCAATCACAAAAGCTCTTTCAGGTTTTGGAGATAAAGTGATCTGGCTGATTGGGATTTCATTCTTTATCGCAAGAGGTTTCATTAAAACAGGTTTGGGAAACAGAATCGCTTTTTTATTCATTAGGGTTTTTGGGAAAAGTTCTTTGGGCTTAGCTTACGGATTAGGTTTGGCAGACGTTTGTCTGGCTCCTGCAATTCCTAGTAACACTGCGAGAGGTGGTGGAATTATCTATCCTATTATGAAATCGATGGCAATAAGTTTTGATTCGGTTCCTGATAAACCTGAAACACACAGAAAATTAGGCTCTTTTTTAACATTGAATAGTTATTATATGAATCTAATCGCTTCCTCCATGTTCTTAACTGGAACAGCGAGTAACCCTATGTGTCAGAAATTCGCAGCCAATTTAGGAATCAATATCACTTGGATGTCTTGGGCTGCTGCAGGTTTTGTTCCGGGATTGGTCGCCTTCTTTGTAGTTCCTTTGGTTTTATACAAATTATATCCGCCTGAATTAAAGAAAACAGGTGATGCACCAAAAATGGCAGCTCAAAAATTAAAAGAAATGGGGCCGATTTCTAAAAATGAATGGTTAATGCTTTTTGCATTCTTTATTTTATTGGCACTTTGGATTTTTGGTGGCTCGCTTTCTATTGATGCAACCACAACCGCTTTCATAGGATTAACGTTACTTTTATTAACCTCAGTTTTAACCTGGGAAGATGTAAAATCTGAAAAAGGAGCTTGGGATACCATCGTTTGGTTTGCAGTTTTGGTCATGATGGCAAGTTCGCTCAACGAGTTAGGATTTATCGATTGGTTTAGTAACCTTATTAAACTTAAAATCGGTCACATGACTTGGACGCTTGCTTTTCCGGTGATTATTCTCGTTTATTTCTTCAGTCATTATATTTTTGCAAGTGCAACCGCTCACGTTGCTGCAATGTACGCTGCTTTATTAAGTGTTGGTGTTGCGGTAGGAATTCCTCCGATGTTACTGGCGATGATGCTTGGTTTTATGGGCTCAATTTATGGGGTGTTGACGCATTACGGTCACGGTCCTGCTCCTGTATTTTTCGGAAGCGGATATGTTGATTTAAAATCTTGGTGGCTCAGAGGTTTAGAAATCGGAGTTGTTCTGTTGATTATCTACATGGGAATTGGCGGACTTTGGATGAAAATATTAGGATATTATTAA
- a CDS encoding transposase → MQKSVAMLKLARWFKEVEESGFKSFSVLMKTIMNHYSDILNYFDQRSTNASAESFNAKIKNFRLQLRGVRDKSFFLFRLSKLFA, encoded by the coding sequence ATTCAAAAATCTGTAGCAATGCTTAAGCTGGCGCGTTGGTTTAAAGAAGTTGAAGAATCAGGTTTTAAGTCTTTTTCCGTGTTGATGAAAACAATTATGAATCATTACAGCGATATTCTAAATTACTTTGACCAAAGAAGTACAAATGCTTCAGCTGAGTCATTCAATGCTAAAATAAAGAACTTCAGATTACAACTTCGAGGCGTAAGAGATAAATCATTTTTTCTGTTCAGATTGTCAAAACTTTTTGCATAG
- a CDS encoding ABC transporter permease: MKTISQIMIREWKRIFSISNFYVILLVIPPIIFLFYGFIYQKQFAKELPMAVWDEDQSSVSRTLIDMMEHNEYIHFTQTVYSNAEIEKLMREGKIFGAVHFPKNLESDAKKNHQSNITLYTNGAYLVPAKMIYKGAAGVIIKGGLAVVLQKAEKQGMPADKANTLVQPIKLNTTTLYNPDFNYQMYLTPGLITVGLQMALIVAAVLILNLEFKRDTIDELLQISTSSSQIVIGKMLAHLCISWILFLLVAYVVFPVYELGKPQTDFNFFLIYTLMSLACIGIGMMLSAISNNLLFVTDVALFFTSPAFVFSGFTFPRWAMPWYDQFYADIMPYTHFLDGFIKLYFMELPLSYATPEIVKLLVFIGITFPLSIVFFQKKINQYLKEDQA, from the coding sequence TTGAAAACCATAAGCCAAATCATGATCCGGGAATGGAAACGAATTTTTTCGATTTCTAATTTCTACGTAATTCTGTTAGTCATTCCGCCGATTATTTTTCTTTTTTACGGATTTATTTATCAGAAACAATTTGCCAAAGAACTTCCAATGGCGGTTTGGGATGAAGACCAATCTTCTGTTTCGCGAACGTTGATCGATATGATGGAACATAATGAATATATTCATTTTACTCAAACGGTTTACAGCAATGCCGAAATTGAAAAATTAATGCGGGAAGGAAAAATTTTTGGTGCGGTGCATTTTCCAAAAAACCTTGAATCGGATGCCAAGAAAAATCATCAATCAAATATTACGCTTTATACCAACGGTGCATATCTGGTTCCTGCAAAAATGATTTACAAAGGTGCTGCTGGAGTAATCATTAAAGGGGGGCTTGCGGTTGTTCTTCAGAAAGCCGAAAAACAAGGAATGCCTGCAGATAAAGCAAACACTTTGGTGCAACCCATTAAACTCAATACAACAACATTATACAATCCAGATTTCAATTATCAGATGTATCTTACTCCTGGATTGATAACGGTTGGTCTTCAAATGGCGCTGATTGTTGCAGCAGTTTTAATTTTAAATTTAGAATTTAAACGAGACACTATTGATGAATTGTTGCAGATTTCAACTTCATCTTCACAGATTGTGATTGGGAAAATGCTCGCCCATCTTTGTATTTCGTGGATTCTTTTTTTACTGGTCGCTTACGTTGTTTTTCCTGTTTATGAATTGGGAAAACCACAAACAGATTTTAATTTTTTCCTAATTTATACACTGATGTCTTTGGCGTGTATCGGAATTGGAATGATGCTTTCTGCCATTTCCAATAATCTTCTTTTTGTGACAGATGTTGCACTATTTTTCACTTCACCTGCATTTGTTTTCAGTGGATTTACATTTCCAAGATGGGCAATGCCGTGGTACGACCAGTTTTATGCTGATATCATGCCTTATACTCACTTTTTAGACGGATTTATTAAGCTTTATTTTATGGAACTTCCATTGTCTTATGCTACTCCTGAAATTGTAAAATTGCTGGTTTTTATTGGAATAACGTTTCCGTTGAGCATTGTGTTTTTTCAGAAAAAAATCAATCAATATCTTAAAGAAGATCAGGCATGA
- a CDS encoding porin produces the protein MSIFFTVKKQLLLSFTLFSLALTAQIPDSIKTSSEDLVKYPQLQIKGLFQARYLVGTSKDVDVNGLHHSDGSGTNNNFMLKYMRIQVRAQISKRTEVVALANLADFKNDPKSRVLENAYLKYTFNSKLALTVGQFRPWFGLEETYPIDIIKSLDWSNQYTEFGKLGWTSFQIGMSATGQTQLGTVPFQYAISIVNGNGKNQVNDNNDGKHYSTRLVFGLAKKYNFNVGLNGGVGDVFGKKIYAVGFDLSSLINFDSKWSLDMQLEGKQATNHPLYFAVAPELRPSNPDEYLIRGAYFLPNVRYEINHKNLSAFELSCRYEYLDTNFRLNSNPRQTITPMFGMEFLKNYGARIQLGMQFDRYKHQVENTSQYNNNLFIVQVQSRF, from the coding sequence ATGAGTATTTTTTTTACCGTAAAAAAGCAACTGCTTTTATCTTTCACACTATTCAGTTTGGCTTTGACCGCACAAATTCCCGATTCCATAAAGACATCATCGGAAGACCTTGTAAAATACCCTCAACTTCAGATTAAAGGGCTCTTTCAGGCGAGATATCTTGTAGGTACATCCAAAGATGTTGACGTAAACGGGTTGCATCATTCAGACGGTTCGGGTACCAATAATAATTTCATGCTAAAATACATGAGGATTCAGGTTCGGGCACAGATAAGCAAACGTACAGAAGTTGTAGCATTGGCGAATCTTGCTGATTTTAAAAACGACCCAAAATCCAGAGTTCTTGAAAATGCTTATTTAAAATATACTTTCAACTCAAAATTGGCTCTTACCGTTGGACAATTCAGGCCTTGGTTCGGTCTCGAAGAAACCTATCCTATCGATATTATTAAATCTTTAGACTGGTCTAATCAATACACCGAATTTGGGAAATTGGGCTGGACGAGCTTTCAAATCGGAATGTCAGCAACCGGACAGACGCAGTTGGGAACGGTGCCTTTTCAATATGCAATTTCCATAGTCAATGGAAATGGGAAAAATCAGGTGAATGATAATAATGACGGCAAGCACTATTCTACAAGATTGGTTTTTGGCTTGGCTAAAAAATATAATTTTAATGTTGGTTTAAATGGTGGTGTTGGTGATGTTTTTGGAAAGAAAATTTACGCTGTAGGTTTCGATTTAAGCTCATTAATTAATTTTGATTCAAAATGGAGCCTTGATATGCAGCTGGAAGGAAAACAGGCAACCAATCATCCTTTATATTTTGCGGTTGCACCGGAATTAAGACCTTCAAACCCCGACGAATACTTAATTCGTGGAGCTTATTTCCTTCCTAACGTAAGATACGAAATCAATCATAAAAATTTAAGTGCGTTTGAACTCTCTTGTCGTTACGAATATTTAGACACCAATTTTAGGTTAAATTCAAATCCCAGACAAACCATTACACCGATGTTCGGAATGGAATTTCTGAAAAATTACGGTGCCAGAATTCAGCTCGGAATGCAGTTCGACCGATACAAACATCAGGTAGAAAATACCTCTCAATACAATAATAATTTATTCATAGTTCAAGTCCAAAGTAGATTTTAA